In the Verrucomicrobiota bacterium genome, GCGCCGCGCGGTGCGTTATGGTCGGACGTTGGGTTTTCGCGAACCTTTCTTCTTCAAGCTGGTGGAGGTACTGGCGGATACGATGGGGGATGTGTTCGCCGAGATTCGCGCCAAGAAAAAGCATGTGCAGGACGTGCTTCGTTTGGAGGAGGAGTCCTTCAATCGAACGTTGGACAAAGGCATCGCCCTTTTCAACGAAGAGGCTGCCTCGGATGTGTCTGCGCGCGTCATCAGCGCGGATTTGGCGTTTCGACTTTACGACGAGCAGGGTTTTCCCCTGGACCTGACGGAACTCATGGCCCGGGAGCGCGGATTGGCGGTGGATCGCGCGGGTTTTGAGGGGCTGATGGAGCAGCAGCGGGCTCGGGCTCGTGCGGCGCAGAAAAAGGAAGTGATTTCTTTGAGCCAGATTGGAACCACGGAACCGACGAAGTTTACGGGATTCGACGAGTGGTCGGTGGCGGCGAAGGTCATCGAGGTGGCCGCCTTAAAGGAGGGGAAACTGGCTGTCATTTTGGATCGCAGCGCCTGTTACGCCGAGATGGGCGGGCAGGTGGGGGATACCGGAGAGATCTCCGGTTCCGGCCAGCTTTGGCCGATCTTGAACACTCAAAAATCAGGCCAGACCTGGTTGCATTGGGTCGAGGGAGCGGAAGCACCAGCGGTGGGATCGGTGGTCACGGTCTCGGTGGACGCCGCGCGACGCCGGGCGATTCAGCGTCATCACACGGTGACCCATCTCTTGCACTGGGCGCTGCATGAAGTGGTGAGCCGGGAAGCGTCCCAAAAGGGGTCGTTTGTGGGTCCGGACAAACTGACGTTCGACTTCAACAGCGCGCCACTGACGCCCTCCCAGGTTGCCGACATCGAACGGCTGGTGAACGAGCGCATCGTCGAGAACCAATCGGTGAGCTGGAGTGAAGTGGCCTATGCCGGGGTGAAATCCCGGAAGGACGTCATGCAGTTTTTCGGCGACAAGTACGGGGAGACGGTGCGCGTGGTTCAGATTGGCGGCGGGCCCGGACGGCTGGACGGATATTCCATGGAGCTTTGCGGCGGCACGCATGCGCGGGCGACCGGTGAGATTGGGGTGTTTCGTATCGTGGCTGAGAGCGCGATCGCGGCCGGCGTCAGGCGCATCGAGGCCGTGGCCGGGTTGGGCGCGTTCGAGGCGATGGCGCAGGATCGAGCCTTGATTCACACGCTGGCGGGACGGTTGAGCACGCCCCTGGCCGAACTCGAAAAGAAGCTCGACGCCATTCTGGCTCAACAAAAGGAATTGGAAAAGCAAGTCAAAGCCGCGACGCAGCGCGAGGCCGCCGCGAAGGCGAAAACTCTGCTGGGTAAAGCGCAAACCCTGAAGGGCACACCGGCGATTATTGAAGAAGTGGGTGGATTGGACGGTGACGCATTGCAGTCCCTGGCCGACGCGCTCAAGAGCGAGTTCAAGGGCGTGGTGGTGTTGGGAAGTGTTTCAGGAGACGCGGTGGCTTTGGTGGCGGCAGTTTCGCCGGAACTGACGTCCAGGATTCAGGCCGGAAAAATCATCCAGGCCATCGCCCCGGTGGTGGGCGGCAAAGGCGGGGGACGCCCGGATTACGCTCGCGGCGGCGGCAAACAACCGGACCAACTGAGCGCGGCCCTGGCCAAAGCCGCAACCTTGATTTGATCGCTCGTCACGACACTGGCGTGGTCAGTTGATCCACGGATCAAAGCGAGTGGACACCCGTCGGGCGATCCGGAGCGCGGCGTTCCGGTGCGACTCTCGATCAGGCGATCACCTCGTGGATTGCTTGAGGGCGAGGTTCAGGCCTTCCGCCCGAGCATGCGGTCCAACGCGTCGCTCGTTTGATAGATGAGCGCTTCCGGATAGTGAATCCAGGGGTGGAAGTATTCGAAAGTCAGAAATCCCCGGTAACCGATTCGGTCGAGAGATTCGATGACCGCAGGCCAGTTCGTGGTGCCGTCGAGCAGGGGCCGGAATGTTTCAAGCGAGTAATCGGTTCCCTTCTTGGTGTATTCCTTGAAGTGAATGTTGCGTATCCGTTTGCCCAGGATTGGAATCCAATGCTCGGGATGCTGAAACATGGAGATGTTCCCCGTGTCGAAATGGACCTGGACGCGTTCGCTGCCGAAGTGATCCACGAAGGCATTCATTTCCATCGGGGTCATCAGGTAGCCGTTGAAGAAGATGTTCTCGATGTTGAGATGGATCTTCAGTTTTTCGGCTGATTGGACCAGTTGCGCGACGGCTTCTTTGGCCCGGCGATCGCACACGTCGTTGGGAACAGGTTCGTGATCGGTCCGCCAGGGAATATGCACCGCGCCCGGAACGACCAGGACGTTGTCGACCCCCAGATCGCTGGCGGCTTGACCGATCTTTCCGGCCAGTTCGAGGCCGCGCGCCCGTTTTTCGGGGTCGTTGCTGGAGAGCGGGTAAGGCCAGAAAAGAAACGAGCAGAGGCCGCTGATCTCGATGCCGATGCGGTCCGCCATTCGGCGAATATCTTGAAACTCCTTCGTGCCAGCCTTGGGAGACAGGTCGTTGTCGAGGTCGTAATTCAGTTCGATGCCGTCGAATCCCGCGTCCTTGGCCAGTTGCAGGCATTCCCGGAGGTTCATACGTTCCGGATAGGGAAAGGCCCAGAGGTTGATGGACTTCTTCATCGCAAATCGCTTGGTCGAGCCCTTGCGAGGGTCCGGGGCGGCGGCGTGCGCCGTGGGTGAAGAGGCGGCAGTGAGCAAAGCAGCTCCGGCGGCGGTCGTGGAAAGAAGCGCGTCGCGGCGGGACACTCCGGGACGGCGGACCGGTTCGATGGGATTGTTGGAGAACGCTTCCTTGGGGGACAAAGGATTCAGGGGAGTCATGCGTCCAACCTAGAGATGAAGGTGTTCGATTTCCAGGGCAAACCCGAGTTGAAGGCCGCTCCATCGTATCTCCAGGTTGTCCGCCGGAGCACAATGGTGGGGAAAGCGGGACGCAGCCGCGGTGCGGGTGGGGAGGCTCGATACGCTCGTATCAGACGACGATGCGCGAATCTTTTGACGGCACCGCGCTCTGGAAAGCCCCCTCGTTTCCACTTCCTGGAACACGAACGATGGTGCCGAACTTTTTTTACTCGACGTTGCGGAGGCCGAATCCGGCCGCCGGGCCTGAGCGATCGTCGGCGGGAAACCAGAAGCGCTGGGTCACGCAGACCCGGCTGAATTCTTTCTTGTCCATGCGAGTGACGCGCAGGTCGGCCATGACGAGGTGTCCCTGCCGGTTATGGCGAAAGGCGAGCGAGTTGTTGCCCATCATCGGGCCTACGACGCCGCTGTAGTCGTTCGTCGCCAGATTACCCTCCATGTAAAGCATGGTCTTGCCCGGGTTGATGAATGTGGACAGGTCCGTGTTGTGGCAGATGGCGCAATTCATGGCGTAACTGTAGTCACGCCCAC is a window encoding:
- the alaS gene encoding alanine--tRNA ligase, producing MTSAQIRSSFLDFFKSKQHSIVSSSSLMPDSPNLLFTNAGMNQFVPIFLGQTRCPYNPGRAADTQKCIRAGGKHNDLDDVGLDTYHHTFFEMLGNWSFGDYFKREAIEWAWELIVEIWKFPPQRLYATVYRPDPARNDPSEFDQEAWDHWAAKFRSAGLDPSVHIVNGNKKDNFWMMGDTGPCGPCSELHVDLTPEGNTGGALVNQGSPSCIEIWNLVFIQFNANPDGTFSPLPAKHVDTGMGFERVTSIIQGTRGFSDFAGARISNYETDIFRPIFDAIEKLSGMRYGSTLPKPGSAGDTEQERVDVAFRVIADHIRTLSFAIADGIQPGNTDRHYVLRRILRRAVRYGRTLGFREPFFFKLVEVLADTMGDVFAEIRAKKKHVQDVLRLEEESFNRTLDKGIALFNEEAASDVSARVISADLAFRLYDEQGFPLDLTELMARERGLAVDRAGFEGLMEQQRARARAAQKKEVISLSQIGTTEPTKFTGFDEWSVAAKVIEVAALKEGKLAVILDRSACYAEMGGQVGDTGEISGSGQLWPILNTQKSGQTWLHWVEGAEAPAVGSVVTVSVDAARRRAIQRHHTVTHLLHWALHEVVSREASQKGSFVGPDKLTFDFNSAPLTPSQVADIERLVNERIVENQSVSWSEVAYAGVKSRKDVMQFFGDKYGETVRVVQIGGGPGRLDGYSMELCGGTHARATGEIGVFRIVAESAIAAGVRRIEAVAGLGAFEAMAQDRALIHTLAGRLSTPLAELEKKLDAILAQQKELEKQVKAATQREAAAKAKTLLGKAQTLKGTPAIIEEVGGLDGDALQSLADALKSEFKGVVVLGSVSGDAVALVAAVSPELTSRIQAGKIIQAIAPVVGGKGGGRPDYARGGGKQPDQLSAALAKAATLI
- a CDS encoding sugar phosphate isomerase/epimerase — translated: MTPLNPLSPKEAFSNNPIEPVRRPGVSRRDALLSTTAAGAALLTAASSPTAHAAAPDPRKGSTKRFAMKKSINLWAFPYPERMNLRECLQLAKDAGFDGIELNYDLDNDLSPKAGTKEFQDIRRMADRIGIEISGLCSFLFWPYPLSSNDPEKRARGLELAGKIGQAASDLGVDNVLVVPGAVHIPWRTDHEPVPNDVCDRRAKEAVAQLVQSAEKLKIHLNIENIFFNGYLMTPMEMNAFVDHFGSERVQVHFDTGNISMFQHPEHWIPILGKRIRNIHFKEYTKKGTDYSLETFRPLLDGTTNWPAVIESLDRIGYRGFLTFEYFHPWIHYPEALIYQTSDALDRMLGRKA